The following proteins are encoded in a genomic region of Drosophila suzukii chromosome 4, CBGP_Dsuzu_IsoJpt1.0, whole genome shotgun sequence:
- the LOC108020369 gene encoding RNA-binding protein MEX3B, whose protein sequence is MSTAHISTEFSGLKRVSSSSASSSISSFNFSSVSVSSSSSLRESGIAPVFISLQKKDKGAIVMSAQVTPKILASINSKESSLKANTVHHHEMADQAKVNASSLPLSDDPRTLQLALELSLVGFNDNPTCYAQPAQPLPMPLSAQSDFEIGTINGMPAFSKSDSTLPLPPAPSSLLLPCAGAVSLEDRSKKSQNMTECVPVPSSEHVAEIVGRQGCKIKALRAKTNTYIKTPVRGEEPVFVVTGRKEDVNKAKREILSAADHFSLIRASRKPISDGHSGGIVGSASGSGGGAVPRMQSGPPCMPGQITIQVRVPYRVVGLVVGPKGATIKHIQQETQTYIVTPSREKEPIFEVTGLPDNVDTARKQIEAHIALRTGTGSGSVDGNTMQGGEPVEANEFATLPTINSLTQILNDDLNSEILSSIYKNAIPSAQDYANTTIKIAGNGSLSVKPMQAHHTGNCFQKTEFSDMEIAQTIKATELSDKHLSGNEVSMPLAKANVVFRNTPSKTLSFCPPTPTSASIHSNSNANILTRSCSSASSTTSTKSTNNSANTPPEILNIWKNISDSIDVDEGIGDSPSIWNQQGNIIPTAHCSPTISISPTDSLLGLGEHSVNQKNLHQTKEPTICNNKQKTQAIQLQPNPDKFMIHRECFVCNENDVTTALVPCGHNMFCMECANQICISMEAVCPVCNSIVYHAMRILG, encoded by the exons ATGTCTACAGCACACATAAGCACGGAATTCAGTGGGCTTAAAAGAGTGAGTTCAAGTTCTGCATCGAGTTCCATATCATCCTTCAACTTTTCATCGGTTTCCGTGTCATCGAGCTCCTCATTGCGTGAAAGTGGTATTGCACCGGTATTCATTTCGCTCCAAAAAAAGGATAAGGGTGCCATTGTGATGTCAGCCCAGGTCACACCGAAGATCTTGGCCAGCATTAATTCAAAGGAGTCGAGTCTCAAAGCAAACACCGTACACCATCACGAAATGGCCGATCAAGCCAAAGTCAATGCGTCATCTCTACCACTGTCAGACGATCCGCGGACACTGCAATTGGCGTTGGAACTATCACTAGTCGGATTTAACGACAATCCAACTTGTTATGCGCAACCTGCTCAACCCCTACCAATGCCCCTAAGTGCACAAAGTGACTTCGAAATAGGTACCATCAATGGCATGCCCGCGTTTTCCAAATCTGACAGCACCCTGCCACTTCCACCGGCACCGAGTTCCCTCCTATTACCCTGTGCCGGCGCCGTCAGCTTAGAAGATCGATCAAAGAAGTCGCAGAACATGACGGAGTGTGTTCCAGTCCCCAGTTCCGAACATGTTGCCGAAATAGTGGGCAGACAAG gTTGCAAAATAAAGGCTTTGAGAGCCAAAACCAACACTTACATTAAAACGCCAGTTCGAGGAGAGGAACCGGTGTTCGTAGTAACTGGTCGAAAGGAAGATGTGAACAAGGCTAAACGAGAAATACTTTCCGCTGCTGACCACTTCAGCTTAATACGGGCATCACGTAAGCCTATAAGTGACGGTCACAGTGGCGGAATCGTTGGAAGTGCGAGTGGATCTGGAGGTGGTGCAGTGCCGCGCATGCAGTCAGGTCCCCCATGTATGCCTGGACAGATCACCATTCAGGTACGTGTACCTTACCGGGTGGTTGGACTTGTTGTTGGGCCTAAAGGTGCTACAATCAAACACATTCAACAAGAGACTCAAACTTACATTGTAACACCATCGCGCGAAAAGGAACCAATATTTGAAGTGACTGGCTTGCCAGACAACGTAGATACTGCGCGAAAGCAGATAGAAGCTCATATCGCCCTTCGAACTGGGACAGGATCTGGAAGTGTTGATGGTAATACTATGCAAGGTGGTGAACCGGTTGAGGCGAACGAGTTTGCGACCCTGCCGACAATAAATTCATTAACCCAAATACTAAATGATGATTTGAATTCCGAAATTTTGTCGTCTATATACAAAAATGCAATTCCATCTGCACAGGATTATGCAAATACTACAATAAAAATTGCTGGGAACGGTAGCCTTTCCGTGAAGCCCATGCAAGCCCATCACACTGGCAATTGCTTTCAAAAAACTGAGTTTTCTGATATGGAAATAGCACAAACTATAAAGGCAACAGAATTATCAGATAAACATCTTTCGGGAAATGAAGTTTCCATGCCATTAGCTAAGGCTAATGTTGTATTCCGTAATACGCCTAGTAAAACATTATCCTTCTGTCCTCCCACACCTACATCAGCATCGATTCATTCGAACTCTAATGCGAATATTTTAACAAGATCTTGTTCATCTGCTTCTTCAACAACTTCAACAAAGAGTACCAACAATAGCGCCAACACACCTccagaaatattaaatatatggAAAAATATAAGTGATTCAATTGACGTCGACGAGGGGATAGGGGATTCGCCTAGTATTTGGAACCAACAGGGGAATATTATACCCACAGCACACTGCTCACCCACAATCTCAATAAGTCCTACGGACTCGCTGTTAGGACTGGGTGAGCATTCTGTAAATCAAAAAAATCTGCATCAGACTAAAGAGCCGACTATATGTAACAACAAGCAAAAGACCCAAGCCATTCAATTGCAACCGAACCCGGATAAATTTATGATTCACCGCGAATGTTTTGTTTGTAATGAAAATGATGTTACCACTGCTTTGGTTCCTTGTGGCCACAATATGTTTTGCATGGAATGCGCAAATCAAATATGTATTTCTATGGAAGCAGTTTGTCCGGTTTGTAATTCTATTGTTTACCATGCAATGCGCATTTTGGGATAA